The following DNA comes from Pseudoalteromonas rubra.
GTTTCAGGATGTTCTGGTAGATCTGACTTTCTTGTTCGCCCAAAGCCATGTTCGACGGTGAAATGAGCAGCTTCTTCATGTCGCAGCGGTTCTCCAACTAGAGGGTTAATTCAGACTATTCAGTTTAGCGAAAGGTCGGTAAAACTGACAAGGGCGTGGATCATACCGGGATCTCCAACAAGTGCAATGCGAGATATGGCGGATTGAAAAATCTTCCTGGGTGAAGGTGAATTTATCAACCAAATCGCTATCATAGAATGAGTCATAGATGATTTATAAAGGAAGAGATATGAAACGCGTGCTCAAATTGGTCGGCGCACTGATACTTGTGTTAGTGATTGCCGTTGTGGTCGCCCCTATGCTGATCCCGACCTCGACCATTATTGCGCAGCTGGAGCAACAGGTCGAAGCAAATACCGGGCGTAAGCTCGACATTGCAGGCGACAGTGAGCTCAGTATTCTGCCGCGCCTGAATATTATCCTCAACGATGTTCGCTTTGAGAACATGCCAGGGGGCAGTCAGCCACATATGCTGACGATGGACCAGCTGGCTGTGCATATCCCCTGGCTTTCCCTGCTGTCAGGGGAGTTCCAGTTAGAGCAGTTTGTGATCCGCAACCCAAAAATTCTGCTTGAAAAGAACGCTGCGGGTCAGGCCAACTGGGTCATGGCGTTAGGTAAGGGAACTGCATCAGATGCGCCAGCAGAGCAGGCTCCGAGCGCGTCGGGTCCAGTGGCACTGCCAAAAGGGTTTGATATTGCGTTGGGTGAAGTTGCTATTTATGGGGGTGAGCTGATTTACGCAGATGCCACTTCAGGTGTGCGGCACGCAGTCTCAGACCTGGCACTGACGATTACACTCCCCTCGTTGTATAAGGCGCTGGAGTTAAATGGCAAGGTGGCTTTTCAGGGAGAAACGTTTGCGCTCAATATGACCGTCGATACACCAGCGAAAGCCATAGAAAGTAAGGATTTTAGCTTTTCTCAAGCGTTGGAATCGCGTCTGGTGAACATGACCTTCGATGGCCAGATCACTGAGCAGGGTAAGGTGTTCGGTGGGGCACTGACAGTATCAGGCGAATCAGTGAAAGACATTGCCCAGTGGCAAAAGGTTGACCTGAAAGCGAAACCCCAAGCGTTTAATCAGTTTGAAGTGGCCGGAGAAATGCGTTTTTCCAATGACGTATTTGCACTGCAGTCTTTAAAAGCCAAACTGGACAAGCTGGATATTCAGGGGCGCAGTGAGATCACATTAGGTAACCGCCTGAGTGTGAATGCGGATGTGGATTTAGGGATGCTGGACCTCAATCCGTATTTACCGGAGCCGGTCGAGGCGCCTGAGCAGCCCACAAGTGCCCCGGGTGAACCGCAGCCTATTGTCTGGGATGACAGTGAAATTGATTTGTCGGCGTTGAATATGCTGGATGCCAATGTCGTGATCCGTTCCAGCGGTTTACGTGCCAGAGAAATTAAACTGGGCGCCAATCAGTTCTCAGTGGCGCTCAACAGAGGCAAAGCTAAATTGTCGATGGATAAGTTCGCAGCCTATGAAGGGCAAGGCAAAGGGGTTGTGCATGTGAATGCCGCGTCTGAACCTTACCAGGTGACCACCAATTTTGCCCTGAAAGGCATTAATGCCGAGCCGCTTTTGACCGATGCAATAGGATTTGACAAGGTATTGGGTAAGGGGAGTCTGAACTGGGACCTCGAGACCCGAGGTGTCAGTCAGAAGCAGTTTGTTTCGGCACTGGCTGGCGAACTGGCGTTTGAGTTTAAAGATGGGGGTGTCAAAGGGGCAAACCTGGCGGAGATGGTGCGCAAAGGAAAAGAAATGCTCAAAGGGAATTTCTCGTCGGTTTCTGAGGGGGTGAACGCCGATTTTGACCCGGATCAGAAAACAGATTTCTCTGCGCTGACCGGAAGCTTTCAGTTCCTTAACGGGGTTGGTCGTAACCGCGACCTGAATCTGGCAAGTCCGTTAATCCGTATCACCGGAGAAGGAGAAGTCGATTTGCCCAAAACATACGTTAACTATCGGGTCGTGACCGGCATTGTAGATACCATTGAAGGTCAGCAGAGCCAGGATGACAGCACGGGCTTTAAAATCCCGGTCAGAATTAAGGGGCCATTTCATCAAGTGGAAACTAAGCTGGATTTAAGTGGTGCGGCCAAAGACAAAGCCAAAGATGCAGTGAAAGAGAAGCTCAAAGATAAGCTAAAGGGCTTTTTTGGCGGATAGTCTCGGTCGCTCAGGCAATACATCGGGCTTTGCTGCCCGGTGTATTATGCCCGTAATTCATAACCTTAACACTTTCATAAGCATCCTTCAGAAAACCTTCAGTCCCGCAGTATAGGTGGCTTTGTCACACTCATATCCACCTCGCCAAGACCCTGAAACATTTACCCGGAGTGACATATGATAATTAAGCGACAACTTCTTATTCTGCTATGCGGCATGCTGAGCCTTGCGTGCGCCCAGGCAGACACACCCAGTGCGACCGAGCAACCGCATATGACGACTTTCCAATACCCGCACGGCGCACGTAATGCGGTTAGTCTGACCTTTGATGATGCCAGAGAGAGTCAACTCGACGCGGGTATCCCCATTCTTGAACAACACGGGATCAAAGCGACTTTTTACGTGATGCCAGAACCAGTAGGGGCACGCCTTAAGGACTGGCGTAAGGTGGTGAAAATGGGTCATGAGCTGGGCAATCACACGTTGTCTCATTTGTGCACCGGTAACTTCGACTGGCTGAGAGCACAGAATAAGGGGCTGGAGCAGGTTAATCTTGCCTGGTTGGAGCAGGACATTCTGACCACCAATCAGTATCTGAAAACCCAACTGGGTGTTGAGCCTAAGAGCTTTGCCTATCCATGTGGCAATACCTTTGTTGGCCGGGGCGCACTGGTAAAAAGTTACGTCCCGTTGATTGCCCGGCATTTTGAGACTGGCCGCACCTGGCTGGATGAAACCGCAAACAATCCGGCTTATACCGATTTCGCTCAGCTCACCGGCATAAAAATGGACGGATTGACCTTTGAGGAGCTAAAAGCAACCCTCGAAGGGCTGCGGGAAGACAACAAATGGATCATCCTGGCAGGGCACGAGGTGGGCAAAAAAGGCCTTTACAGTGTCGATGCCAGGGTGCTGTCACAATTAATTCAATATTTAAATACGCCTGAAAACGGTTACTGGGTGGATACCGTCGAACAAGTCGCCAGTTACATAAAAATGCACCGTAAGGAACCCGAGTAGTCTGTTTTTTGTTCACAGATAAGAGGTTATGCAGATTGCCTTTGCAATCGTTTTGCATAATTAGTTTGGTAGTGTGACTTGTGAAGATTTGGTTTGTCCCCATATCCCTGTTTTACAGCAAGTTCGGCACAGCTGCGTACTCAAATTAATTAAAAATTGAACTATCTTTAGTGCTGCTTTGCTGTTACAATTGCCCGCCCTTGAAGCACGACACGTTCGTAATTTGAGTGGAAATTAATCTAAATGCTTGGGTTTTAAACAAAATCTAGGCGTGTTGTAATTACACCG
Coding sequences within:
- a CDS encoding AsmA family protein — encoded protein: MKRVLKLVGALILVLVIAVVVAPMLIPTSTIIAQLEQQVEANTGRKLDIAGDSELSILPRLNIILNDVRFENMPGGSQPHMLTMDQLAVHIPWLSLLSGEFQLEQFVIRNPKILLEKNAAGQANWVMALGKGTASDAPAEQAPSASGPVALPKGFDIALGEVAIYGGELIYADATSGVRHAVSDLALTITLPSLYKALELNGKVAFQGETFALNMTVDTPAKAIESKDFSFSQALESRLVNMTFDGQITEQGKVFGGALTVSGESVKDIAQWQKVDLKAKPQAFNQFEVAGEMRFSNDVFALQSLKAKLDKLDIQGRSEITLGNRLSVNADVDLGMLDLNPYLPEPVEAPEQPTSAPGEPQPIVWDDSEIDLSALNMLDANVVIRSSGLRAREIKLGANQFSVALNRGKAKLSMDKFAAYEGQGKGVVHVNAASEPYQVTTNFALKGINAEPLLTDAIGFDKVLGKGSLNWDLETRGVSQKQFVSALAGELAFEFKDGGVKGANLAEMVRKGKEMLKGNFSSVSEGVNADFDPDQKTDFSALTGSFQFLNGVGRNRDLNLASPLIRITGEGEVDLPKTYVNYRVVTGIVDTIEGQQSQDDSTGFKIPVRIKGPFHQVETKLDLSGAAKDKAKDAVKEKLKDKLKGFFGG
- a CDS encoding polysaccharide deacetylase family protein, with translation MIIKRQLLILLCGMLSLACAQADTPSATEQPHMTTFQYPHGARNAVSLTFDDARESQLDAGIPILEQHGIKATFYVMPEPVGARLKDWRKVVKMGHELGNHTLSHLCTGNFDWLRAQNKGLEQVNLAWLEQDILTTNQYLKTQLGVEPKSFAYPCGNTFVGRGALVKSYVPLIARHFETGRTWLDETANNPAYTDFAQLTGIKMDGLTFEELKATLEGLREDNKWIILAGHEVGKKGLYSVDARVLSQLIQYLNTPENGYWVDTVEQVASYIKMHRKEPE